The Kocuria turfanensis genome includes the window TTGATGTACTACGTGAGGGGGACACCTTCGATCTCCGTAAGGCCCGGGGGGGGGGGTTCACCCCGGGTGCGATCGTAGACTTCATCGCCCAGTGGGCCATCGATGAGACCACCGAGGCGGTGCTGGAATTGCCGCCGGCCTAGTAGTCAACAGGGCCTCGCTCAGGCTATCGATGCCGCGCCGTCTGCTCTAGCATCAGGGCGCAGAACTCCGCCAGCTCTTCTCTAAGCTGGTCAACGTGCGCCACGGTCGCGGCGGTGCTCTTTTCCTCTACCTCGGCGACTTGCTGGATGAGCCATGACGCCAGCGTGGCCGTGACGACGCCGAGAAGAGCGATGCCGTAGATCATCAGGGCAATAGCAATGAGCCGGCCAGTCAGCGTCACGGGGTACAAATCGCCGTAGCCAACGGTCGTCACGCTGACGACGGACCACCACAGGGCGTCCCAGAAATTTGTGATGAGGGATTCCGGGTGGTTCCTCTCGGCGTCAAACATGGCCAGGGCGGCGACGTAGATGAGCAGAAATGATCCGCCGGTCACGTAGACGATGACGCGGCCGCGCAGGGCTGTGCCAGCGACTCGGTGCAGGATGTTCAGCGCCGTGAGCAGCCTAAGCAGCCGGAGGGGCCTGAGCATGGGCAGGGCAACGATGATGAGCTCATGCAGGTGCCGGAGGAACCATGAGCCCTTAGCCGGCGCCAGGGCCAGGCTGACGGCGTAGTGAGCGGCGAACAGCAGCCATATACCCTGGAGAACCACCGAGGCGGCGCCCGGGGGAATGGTTCCCGGGTCCAGGACTTGCCAGCTGTACACGGCGAGATAGACGAGGGCCGCCAACATGACCGGCCATTCAGTGATTTTTCGCCAGCGCTCCAAAGTCATAGCACTAGTTGTAAGAGGGCATGACGTTATTGGCAGGGGCCGGGACGCGTGAGGCCGGGGGATGATCGCCACAGGCGGTATGGGGCCGATGGTAATTGAAGTGGTTCACCCACACCCCGATCGCGTCCCGGCGGGCCTGCTCGCTGGAATAGGGGCGGGCGTAGAGGACCTCGTCGGCCAGCAGGCGGTTGTACCGCTCCACCTTCCCGTTGTGCCGCGGCGTGTAGGGCTTGATGCGCTGGTGGCGGCCGGCGAGGGCTTCCACGCAGCGGGTGAAGTCGCGGGCCCGGTAGTTGGCGCCGTTGTCGGTCACGACCCGGTGCAGCCGCCTGATGCCATGGGCGGCGAAGAAGGCCCTCGCCCGGCAGAAGAACCCGATCGTGGTCACCGCCTTCTCGTCGTCGAGGGCTTCGGTGTAGGCCAGCCGCGAGAAGCCGTCCACGGCGGAGTGCAGGTAGGTGTAGCCGACCTTCGCTCCGGGCCCGCACTTGGCCGCCTTCGCGGCGGTGGATCCGCGGCCGTGGGCCCGCCAACCGCCGCCGTCGGGGATCTTGCCGACCTTCTTCACATCCAGGTGGACCATGTGCCCGGGCCAGGCGGCGCGGATGCGTCCCGGGGCCCTGCGGGAGTTCTCGCCTGCGGGGGTGAGGTCGCGCAGCCGGGAGATCCCGAGTCGGTGCAGCCAACGGCCCACGGTACGCAGACTGATCGCCACGGCGCGGTCGGCCAGGTGACGGTGGATGCGCCGCGCCGACCATTTGCGGCCCCGGCGGAGCGTCTCGATAAGGTCGACGACCGCCGCCGGGGTGCGGGTGCTGCTGTGCCGCGGGGTCGAGGGCCGGTCGGTGAGCCCGGCTTCGCCGGACTCGAGGTAGCGGGCCACCCAGGTCGCCACCGTGGGCCGGCTGACGCGGAACTCGGCGGCCACGTGGGCCTTGGGGATCCCGTCGTCGAGGTGGCGCAACACCATGCGCAGCCGGCCGGTCGGGGTCAGGGGTGCATTAACGTGGGTCATGAACGGGCTCTCTCGTGCGGGCGGACGGTGTAGGAACTTCCATCCTGTGACGAGGAGCCCGTTCCTCATCTCATCGACGCACCCGCGCCAAGAACCTCATGACCCACAACAACTAGTAAATCCCTTTGGGCTCGGGGCGGCCGTAGACACGGGGGTGCGCCCCCGTGGGAATTCGCTAACTCGGGTGCTGTGCTGAGACATGGCCGCGAAACCTCGACTTAGGTTCGTGTCCATCGGGGTGACTCGAGCGTCATCGCTGGATCTCTTTCACCAACCGGAGCGGTTGGTCTGAAGAGCCAGCACCCTGTGGGCTTGGCGACGACATGGACAAAAAGGATCACCGGCCAAGTACCTGGTGATCCCAGCGACCGGCACCAGCCCTCATCCGGTGGTGCAGCCCCTGCCCGGGCTGTCTCGTACTTCGGTGTTTTGCCTGTGTGGCACCGGCCGGGCGAAAGTCTCGCTGCATCGAATCGGCACTGCCTCCTTCGCCATACCAACCATCATCAAAATTTCCAATCCCGCCACCCCCGCTGCCCTCTGCAGAACGGCCCTACCGGCGCGACTCGGGTGGGTGCACTTACTATCGGGAACATGTCCTATAACTCGGGACTGCTCCGCCATGGTGGAGCCCTCGCTCCCCCAGGCGGTATCCGATGAAAGCCCGTACCCTTCCCCTCCTCTCGCTCTCCGCACTCTTGCTGACCGGTTGCGGAACCGCCTCCGATGCCGACATCGGTGCCTCGCAAGCCAGCTCAAGCAGCGCCACAACTCAGGCTGCTTCCGCGGAGAGCGCTAACCAGGGCGAATCCGCTCCAGATACGACCAATGCACCAGAGGACAGTGCTACTGGAGGTGGTGACCCGGTCTCCGAGCTCAAGGAGCAGTTCCCTGGTTACCCGGTGCTCGTGGACCTCGCCTCGATCGACACCAGAGTCGCCAGCTCCCTGGAGGGCAACACCTACAACGGCAAGGTCGTCGCCCTGGCCCCGGGCCTCTATGCCCCCTACAACGCCAACTTCACCGACCTGGACAAGTACTACGACACCGGAATCATCTACGGCGACTCCATGATGCGAGACGAGTACCTGCCCGACACCGGAGGCTCCACCTGGGGTGGAGTGCAACCCGGCGCCCAGGAGCCCGAGTCCAATCCTGCCGTAGCGTCCTCTGCAACCGGCGAATCCGAACTGGCGACCCAGCTCAAGGAAGAGTTCCCTGGTTACCCGGTGCTCGTGGACCTCGCCTCGATCGACACCAGAGTCGCCAGCTCCCTGGAGGGCAACACCTACAACGGCAAGGTCGTCGCCCTGGCCCCGGGCCTCTATGCCCCCTACAACGCCAACTTCACCGACCTGGACAAGTACTACGACACCGGAATCATCTACGGCGACTCCATGATGCGAGACGAGTACCTGCCCGACACCGGAGGCTCCACCTGGGGTGGAGTGCAACCCGGCGCCCAGGAACCGCCGCAGTAGAGGCTCCTTTTGAACTGGGTCGTGGGCAAGCAGCTGCCATGCTTACTGAGGGAGGTTCGAATGGATCGCACGGCATCCATGTCTATCGGGTGGGTCTCTTATGTGCATTGATTAGTTTTGTATATGTCTAGAATCTTGATAGTCCGTCCGCACTGTTTATAGGAGCTCTTTGTGGCACGTCGCCGTGGTTTTTTCGCTGAAATGCAACACCAGGCAAAGCTCACCGAGCAACGCCAACGCGCAGCAGCCCGAGAGCAGGAAGCAGCTGTCCGTCGTGCTGAGCAAGCACGCAAGGCTGAGGAGAGGGCGAAGCTCGCGGCCCAGCGGGCGTCGGAGTCTGAGCGCAAACGCCTGGAGAAGGAAGCGGCAACCGCCCATACGGCTTCGCGACAGGCTGAGGTGGAGCAGCTCAACTCTGAGCTGGCGGCGTTGTATGACCGCGTCGACAGCCTCCTCGAGGCCACCTTGGATGTGGATGACTACGTCGATCTGGACAAACTCCGCCGAACGGTTAAGCATCCACCCTTCGAGCGCGAAAAGCTGAAGAGGCCTCTTTCAGCCCCCCAGCCCATTCCTGAGCCGGCTCCCCCAGTTTTCCAGCCTCCTGCCCCGCCGACGGGCTTGTTCGGGCGGAAGCAGAAGATGGCGGAGGCCCAAGCTCAGGCAGAGGCGGACTTCGCTCAGGCACGGGCACAGTGGGAAGAGGAAATGCGGCTACTGCCTGGTCGGCGCGAGAAGCTCGCCGCTCGCCACGAGGCTGCAGAGGAAACCCGGAAGCGGGCTTTGGCTGCAGAATTAAGCCGCTATGAGGCCGAATGTGCTGAACGGGAGAAGGAGGTCGCAGAGCACAATGCCGACCTCGATCAGCTCATCGCCAATCTCGGCTACGGCTCAGTGGAAGCGGTGCAGGAGTACGTGGGGATCGTGCTCGCGAACTCCGTATATCCAGAGGGCTTCACCGTGGAACATGAAGCACAGTTCGATCCTGAAACGGCGGAACTGTCCTTGCGGGTGCTCATCCCTGAGCCGAGCACCATCCCGACGATCAAGGCCTACCGCTATGTGAAGGCCAGCGACGAGATCACCCCGGTGGCACTTTCGCAGAAAGACGCCAAGGATCGATACCTGGGGATCGTCCAGCAGATGGCGTTGCGTTCCCTGCACGAGGTCTTTGAAGCCGACCGGCGAGGTCTCATCCAGAGCATCTCCCTGGAAGTCGGCGCCCAGACCATCGACCCGGCCACCGGCAAAGGCATCTACGTCCCGTTCCTGGCCGTCAGTACCTCTCGGGAGGTCTTCTCCGATATCGACCTCTCGGCCGTCGTGCCCGCAGCCACCCTGGAGTACCTCGGTGCATCGGTCTCGAAGAATCCTTTGGGCTTGGTGGCTGCCAACACGGAGGGAGTGCGTCGTTCCTGATGACTGACAACGACGCGCTGGTCTTCAATCCACCTCCAGGCTGGCCCAAACCGCCCGCCGGATGGCGCCCGCCAGCTAGCTGGAACCCGGACCCCTCCTGGCCGCCCCCTCCGGAAGGCTGGCAACTGTGGGTGGCCGCAGATGCTCCGGAACCCACGGAGGCTGCCACGCAGCCAACGGAGACGACACCTGTACCTCATGCGCCTGCACCGCCGTCAACCCCGGAGGCCACGCGGATCGCCCTGCTCGAAGCGGAGAACGCCCGGTTGCGCCAGCAGGCGTCCGAGGCGTCTTCCTCGGCCGAGCCCCACATTGAACTCAGCGACGCCCGGGTGCTCCAAGACGTCGGCATTTACCGTTACCACCACCCCCTGGAAAACGCCACCGCCTTCCGCGACCGTCTCACCGACCTCGAGGCCCGGATCGCTGAGCTCGTCGCCGCCGACCGGGCCATCGTGAAGTCGAACGCTTTCACCTTCGACAACTCCCTGGCCAAAGGCCGGCGGATGACCAATGACCTGGCCAAGCTCATGCTGCGGGCCTACAACGCCGAAGCCGACAACAGCATCAGATCCCTGAGGCTGGGCAACGTCCAGACCGCCAAGCGCCGGCTCGAGGCATCGCGGGCTTCCATCGCAAAGTTGGGTGCGCTGATGGAAATGCACATCAGCGATGAGTTCCACCAGCTGCGCCTGGAGGAAATCGAGCTCACTGCGGACTGGCTGATGAAAAAGCAGGAGGAGAAGGAAGCCGAACGTGAAGAACGTGCGCGCCTGCGCGAGGAGCGCCGGGTGGAACGCGAGTTGGCTGAAGAGCGCGCCCGGCTCGACAAGGAACGCTCTCACCTTTTGAACGCGCTCCAGACCATCCGCGCCTCAGGCACCACGGATCCCGACCTCGAACACCGCCTGGAGTCCATCGACGAAGCCATCGCTCAGAACGACTTCCGGGCAGCCAACATCCGAGCCGGCTACATCTACGTCATCTCCAATCGCGGGGCCTTCGGTGAGGACGTGGTCAAGATCGGCCTCACACGCCGCTTGGAACCGACCGAACGCGTGGACGAACTCAGCGGCGCCGCGGTGCCCTTCCGCTTCGACATCCACACCCTGTACTTCTCCGAAGACGCCGTCACCCTGGAGAACGAACTCCACAAGCACTTCGCATCACGGGCGCTCAACCAAGCCAACCCCCGCAAGGAGTTCTTCTTCGCCTCCCCCTCCGAGGTTCGCGAAGTCCTCGCGGAAAAGGTCGGCAACCTGCTGGAGTTCAACGAACAAGCCGAAGCCACCGAGTACTACCAATCCCTCAACAGGTGGCCCGCCAGACCTGCAGTGGACAGAGACGACGTAATAACCACTTCGCACGATTAGGGCGAGTACTACTGGGACGATCATACTGACGAGTAACCCCAGTCTTAGGAGTCCCCATGCGCGTTCTCAAATACCTCGGAAATGTTCTGGTCGTCGCTGTAACGGTCGTCTTCATCCTCGTCGCTCTGCTCATTGGACTGAAGGCCTTCGGCTTGTCGGACCCGGCGCTGGAGGCCGTCGGAATCACTACACAGCAGCCCCAGGCGACTTCCAACGACGAGAATGCTACTCAAGCAGCCGACCCTCCCGAGCGAGGTCGTGCGGAGCCCAGCGATGCGGCAACTCCCCCCGAGGCTGTCCCAACGCCTATGCCAACCCCTGAGGCGGTTCCCACGCCGGAAACAAACCCCGAGGCTGTTGCTTCCCCTGCGGAACCCGTAGACCCCGTAACAGCAACAGAGGCCGTAAACCGCTACCTGGCTGCCGAGCCCTGGTACGGGCCGCAGGAAATGGGCACCTCCATCGTGGACACAGTGGTGGTTGAGGGCGACGACGTGATCGTCACCTTTGTCACCGACCTTGAAACAAACGCCACCAAAACCTACGCCCCTAGCGTCCTCGCGGACGTCACCAGTGCACTTCGAGCACACCCTGATGATCCCGCCCTTCAAGGCCTCGATTTGGTGGCTATCTATACACAGGACGGCGGAATGGCCACCTACGAGACACTGTGGCGCTAGTGTCATGCGCCGGCCATTCGTTGTAGAAGACGTGCGAGGAACCCAGGGGATTCCTCAAACGTTCTCAATAGGGCCTTCGGATGGGATTCCTGCTAGCTGACGGAAAGTGAGTTCAGTTCGGCTATTGCGGCCGTGTATATTCTTCGGTGCAAGCCATGATGAAATCGATGAAAAGGTGCTGAATTGGCGCAGCGCGTGAAAATCATTCTGGAAGACGACCTCGAGGGCGGTCCTGCTGAGGAGACCGTCCAGTTCGGTCTGGACGGCCGGCAGTACGAGATCGACCTCTCCACCGCTAATGCGGAGAAGCTGCGGGAGGCCCTGCGCCCCTACGCCGCCTCCGCCCGGCGGGCCCAGTCCAAGCCCACCCGGGCCACCGGGCCCCGTGCCTCCTCCGGTGGTAACCCGGAGACGGCGAAGATCCGGGCCTGGGCAAAGGAGAACGGGTACGAGGTCTCCGACCGCGGCCGCATCCACCAGTCCGTCAAGGACGCCTACTACGCCGCCCAGTAGACCCCCACCCATGAGTCGGCACGGGAGCCTGTCGCATTCCGTACAAGATCCAGGCGCGGACCCAAACCGTCCCCGCAGGAGGAGCAAGACCTGCACAGGCTCCACCGGGGCTTGCCCGGTGGAGCTGACATCCTGCAGGGGCGGGTCGGGGTCGATGGATCCGCAGCCCGGTCCGTCCCTGGCGCTGCCCAGTTTGCTCCAGTAGTTCGGTTTTCGTGGACAGGCTAGGGAACCCGGCCTGAGCGCAGTCTTCCCTGGTTCGATTTCTGGCGTAGTTGCAGGCTTGTGGGCGCCCCTCGTCCTGGGTCGGTTCAAGATTCATGTCTAGGGCCGCACCGTGCCCTGCGGAGAGTCCTGCGGTCCCCGCGAGGTTCCCGCGTGGTGACCTTTCAGGGCGCAGGTCGTGGCGTCATTCTCGAGCTAGGTCACCCACCCAGGTCCTCGGTCGTCTCCACCGCGATCCAGGTGGCCCCATCCTCGCTATGAAACCCCTCGTGCGGTGGGCAACCACTTGGTCAGCGACTTTGTCGACCCCGGGACCTGTCAGACCCAAAACGGTGACCGCTGCAGAGGCCACCTCGCCTCTGCTGTCGACGCCGGACGAATACTGAGCAGATGCGACGGTCGAAAAGTGAGCACTCGACGATTGGAGTGTGATCACTGTGGAAGATTGGGCGTTGATCCGTCGGCTGCATGCCGAGGGGGTGCCGAAGTCCCAGATCGCCTCGCGGCTGGGGATCTCGCGGAACACGGTCGCCAAGGCCGTGGCCGCCTCCCGGCCACCGCGCTACGAGAGGTCCGCCGGGCCCAACGCGTTCACCGATGTCGAGCCGGTCGTGCGGGCGCTGCTGGCCGAGCACCCGTCCATGCCGGCCACGGTGCTGGCCGAGCGGGTGGGGTGGTCGGGGTCCATCACCTGGTTCCGGGACAATCTCCGAGCCATCCGCAGCGAGTACGCCCCGCCCGATCCGGCGGACCGGTTGTTCTACCGTCCCGGGGACCAGGTCCAGTGCGATCTGTGGTTCCCGCCGGCACGGATCCCGCTGGGTGACGCTCAGCAGGGATCACCGCCGGTGCTGGTGATGGTCTGCTCCTCCTCGCGGTTCATCACCGCGGTGATGATTCCCTCGCGCACCACCGGTGATCTGCTGGCCGGGATGTGGCACCTGGTGGTCGAGCAGATCCAGGGCGTGCCGCGGCGGTGGGTCTGGGACAACGAGTCCGGCATCGGTCGCGGGGGCCGCCCGGCCGAGGGGGTGGTCGCGTTCATGGGCACGATGGCGGCAACCCTGGTGCAGCTCAAGCCCTACGACCCGGAGTCCAAGGGCATCGTGGAGAGGGCCAACGGCTATCTCGAGACCTCGTTCCTGCCCGGGCGCAGTTTCGCTTCCCCGGCCGACTTCAACGCCCAACTGCGCCAGTGGCTGGTGGGTGCCAACACCCGGCGGGTGCGGGCCATCGCCGCCCGGCCGGCGGAGCTGATCGCCGCTGATCGGGCCGCGATGCTCCCTGTGCCGCCGGTCGCCCCGGCGATCGGGCACCGCTGGTGGGTGCGGCTGGGTCGGGACTACTACGTGCGGGTCGCCGGCAACGACTACTCCGTGGACCCGACCGTGATCGGGGCCATGGTCGAGGTCACCGCTGACCTGGATCGGGTGCTCGTGCGTCACCAGGGCCGGGTCGTGGCCGAGCACGCGCGCTGCTGGGCAAGGGCGACCACGGTCACCGACCCGGCGCACGTGGCTACCGCTGCGGTGCTGCGCCGGGCCTACCAGCAGCGCCCGCACCCGGGCGCCGAGGCGGATCCGCTGGTGCGGGATCTGGCCGACTACGACCGCGCGTTCGGGATCGAGGTCGCCTGATGGCCACCACACCGGCCGAGACGGCCAAGACCCTGGAGTACCTCACCGCCTCGTTGAAGGCCCCACGGATCCGTGAGGCCGCCGCCCGGATCGCCGACACTGCCCGTGCGGGGCACTGGTCCTACGAGGAGTACCTGGCCGCCGTCCTCGAGCGCGAGGTCGCCGCCCGCAATGCCTCCGGGGCCCGGCTGCGGATCACTGCCGCAGGCTTCCCCGCGATCAAGACCGCCGAGGACTTCGACTTCACTGCCCAGACGGCGATCACCCACACCGACTACGCCGCGATGGCCTCGGGCCGGTACCTGGCCGAGGCCGGCAACATCGTGCTCCTCGGGCCCCCAGGCACCGGCAAGACCCACCTGGCCACGGCCCTGGGCATCACCGCCTGCCAGCAGGGCCACCGGGTGCTCTACGCCACCGCCGTGGACTGGATCCACCGGCTCAAGGGCGCCCACGACACCGGGCGCCTGGACGCAGAGCTGCGCAAGCTGGGCCGCTACCGGCTGATCATCATCGACGAGGTCGGCTACCTGCCCTTCGAGCAAGAGGCCGCGAACCTGTTCTTCCAGCTCGTCTCGACCCGCTACGAGAAGGCCTCGCTGATCCTCACCAGCAACTTGCCCTTCGCCCGCTGGGGCGAGGTCTTCGGCGACGTCACCATCGCCGCGGCCATGATCGACCGCATCGTCCACCACGCCGAGGTCCACACCCTCAAAGGCGCCAGCTACCGACTCAAGACCTTGGGCACCGACTCCCTGCCCAGCACCACCCACCAGACCAACTAGCGACATCCACTGCTCACTTTTGGGCCGTCGCTACTGCTCACTTTTCGACCGTCGTTGACATCTGCAGCGGTCACTGCTCGAACTTGTCCCGCACGGGAATCCACCCCACCCGCAGGAGGTCCCCTGGGCTTCTAGGCCTGGGAGGCGCGGCGGCGCAGAAGGTAGGCCCCGCCGGCAGCTGCCAGCACAGCCAGGCCACCACCGACGGCCACCGCACCCGCGTCGGTGGAGTCTTCCACGACCACACCGGTGTCAGCGCCGCCAATGGGCACCTCCTCTACCTGCGGCTGCGCGTACGGGTCCTCGATGATCGGCCATTCAGGGACTGCGAGGCCGGTGAGGGAGCTTGGGTCCCAAGGCATGGTGTCGCTCTCACAGCCCACGCCATCACCATCGCGGTCCAAAGCAGGGCTGTACGCGGACGAGTTGGCGGGGATGTTGTAGGCACCCCGTGCCGCGGCGTCATCGCAGTTCTGGAACGGTAGATCCGGGAATGCCATAGCCGGTGAGACCGACAGGGCCGAGAAACCCACCGCTGCCACCAGTGCTGCACCTGCTGCGCTTTTCTTCATGACTGCTCCTGGAAGTCGATGCACCTGCTTACCTCTGCATCGTATGAAAAAACGTGGATCCACTAGGGGATAAGAGCTTTT containing:
- a CDS encoding potassium channel family protein; translation: MTLERWRKITEWPVMLAALVYLAVYSWQVLDPGTIPPGAASVVLQGIWLLFAAHYAVSLALAPAKGSWFLRHLHELIIVALPMLRPLRLLRLLTALNILHRVAGTALRGRVIVYVTGGSFLLIYVAALAMFDAERNHPESLITNFWDALWWSVVSVTTVGYGDLYPVTLTGRLIAIALMIYGIALLGVVTATLASWLIQQVAEVEEKSTAATVAHVDQLREELAEFCALMLEQTARHR
- a CDS encoding IS481 family transposase, with protein sequence MTHVNAPLTPTGRLRMVLRHLDDGIPKAHVAAEFRVSRPTVATWVARYLESGEAGLTDRPSTPRHSSTRTPAAVVDLIETLRRGRKWSARRIHRHLADRAVAISLRTVGRWLHRLGISRLRDLTPAGENSRRAPGRIRAAWPGHMVHLDVKKVGKIPDGGGWRAHGRGSTAAKAAKCGPGAKVGYTYLHSAVDGFSRLAYTEALDDEKAVTTIGFFCRARAFFAAHGIRRLHRVVTDNGANYRARDFTRCVEALAGRHQRIKPYTPRHNGKVERYNRLLADEVLYARPYSSEQARRDAIGVWVNHFNYHRPHTACGDHPPASRVPAPANNVMPSYN
- a CDS encoding coiled-coil domain-containing protein; this encodes MARRRGFFAEMQHQAKLTEQRQRAAAREQEAAVRRAEQARKAEERAKLAAQRASESERKRLEKEAATAHTASRQAEVEQLNSELAALYDRVDSLLEATLDVDDYVDLDKLRRTVKHPPFEREKLKRPLSAPQPIPEPAPPVFQPPAPPTGLFGRKQKMAEAQAQAEADFAQARAQWEEEMRLLPGRREKLAARHEAAEETRKRALAAELSRYEAECAEREKEVAEHNADLDQLIANLGYGSVEAVQEYVGIVLANSVYPEGFTVEHEAQFDPETAELSLRVLIPEPSTIPTIKAYRYVKASDEITPVALSQKDAKDRYLGIVQQMALRSLHEVFEADRRGLIQSISLEVGAQTIDPATGKGIYVPFLAVSTSREVFSDIDLSAVVPAATLEYLGASVSKNPLGLVAANTEGVRRS
- a CDS encoding DUF4041 domain-containing protein; protein product: MTDNDALVFNPPPGWPKPPAGWRPPASWNPDPSWPPPPEGWQLWVAADAPEPTEAATQPTETTPVPHAPAPPSTPEATRIALLEAENARLRQQASEASSSAEPHIELSDARVLQDVGIYRYHHPLENATAFRDRLTDLEARIAELVAADRAIVKSNAFTFDNSLAKGRRMTNDLAKLMLRAYNAEADNSIRSLRLGNVQTAKRRLEASRASIAKLGALMEMHISDEFHQLRLEEIELTADWLMKKQEEKEAEREERARLREERRVERELAEERARLDKERSHLLNALQTIRASGTTDPDLEHRLESIDEAIAQNDFRAANIRAGYIYVISNRGAFGEDVVKIGLTRRLEPTERVDELSGAAVPFRFDIHTLYFSEDAVTLENELHKHFASRALNQANPRKEFFFASPSEVREVLAEKVGNLLEFNEQAEATEYYQSLNRWPARPAVDRDDVITTSHD
- a CDS encoding histone-like nucleoid-structuring protein Lsr2; amino-acid sequence: MAQRVKIILEDDLEGGPAEETVQFGLDGRQYEIDLSTANAEKLREALRPYAASARRAQSKPTRATGPRASSGGNPETAKIRAWAKENGYEVSDRGRIHQSVKDAYYAAQ
- the istA gene encoding IS21 family transposase, producing MITVEDWALIRRLHAEGVPKSQIASRLGISRNTVAKAVAASRPPRYERSAGPNAFTDVEPVVRALLAEHPSMPATVLAERVGWSGSITWFRDNLRAIRSEYAPPDPADRLFYRPGDQVQCDLWFPPARIPLGDAQQGSPPVLVMVCSSSRFITAVMIPSRTTGDLLAGMWHLVVEQIQGVPRRWVWDNESGIGRGGRPAEGVVAFMGTMAATLVQLKPYDPESKGIVERANGYLETSFLPGRSFASPADFNAQLRQWLVGANTRRVRAIAARPAELIAADRAAMLPVPPVAPAIGHRWWVRLGRDYYVRVAGNDYSVDPTVIGAMVEVTADLDRVLVRHQGRVVAEHARCWARATTVTDPAHVATAAVLRRAYQQRPHPGAEADPLVRDLADYDRAFGIEVA
- the istB gene encoding IS21-like element helper ATPase IstB; the protein is MATTPAETAKTLEYLTASLKAPRIREAAARIADTARAGHWSYEEYLAAVLEREVAARNASGARLRITAAGFPAIKTAEDFDFTAQTAITHTDYAAMASGRYLAEAGNIVLLGPPGTGKTHLATALGITACQQGHRVLYATAVDWIHRLKGAHDTGRLDAELRKLGRYRLIIIDEVGYLPFEQEAANLFFQLVSTRYEKASLILTSNLPFARWGEVFGDVTIAAAMIDRIVHHAEVHTLKGASYRLKTLGTDSLPSTTHQTN
- a CDS encoding excalibur calcium-binding domain-containing protein, translating into MKKSAAGAALVAAVGFSALSVSPAMAFPDLPFQNCDDAAARGAYNIPANSSAYSPALDRDGDGVGCESDTMPWDPSSLTGLAVPEWPIIEDPYAQPQVEEVPIGGADTGVVVEDSTDAGAVAVGGGLAVLAAAGGAYLLRRRASQA